One region of Daphnia pulicaria isolate SC F1-1A chromosome 7, SC_F0-13Bv2, whole genome shotgun sequence genomic DNA includes:
- the LOC124349900 gene encoding extensin-like, with amino-acid sequence MRLALIVLALACAALAEETKVVEAQPVATAAALVAEPAAVENSAAEPEAAASAPVESSKPGKTSRSNDPAPKVYYARPAQPQAVAQSRDGAHHHHHDHHEHHAAPAPIQYSQPAPQAYESQPSYDAAPQQYAPAPPAYEQPAQPAYSVPAPSYDAAPQYPQAPPSYSPAAAPSYDQPAPAPSYSTPGHQGYYYYYYPVKDSKVKLKLPKLPKMPSLPSLRLPEYYGKDGGVSSVKSFGVAAITAALVGVGAFLSLPIIGLGVGKRSFSSLWESEYLSRDNLNVLAEYVINLVDSYKPNQQ; translated from the coding sequence ATGAGACTCGCACTCATCGTTTTGGCGCTGGCCTGCGCTGCTCTGGCCGAAGAGACGAAGGTGGTCGAGGCACAGCCCGtcgccaccgctgccgccttGGTGGCCGAACCGGCTGCTGTTGAAAACTCGGCCGCCGAACCGGAAGCCGCCGCTTCGGCTCCTGTCGAATCCAGCAAACCCGGTAAAACGTCGAGATCCAACGATCCGGCTCCTAAAGTCTACTACGCCCGTCCGGCTCAGCCCCAGGCTGTAGCCCAGTCCCGTGACGGCgcccaccatcaccaccacgaCCATCACGAGCATCACGCCGCTCCAGCTCCTATCCAGTACTCCCAACCGGCTCCTCAGGCCTACGAGTCTCAGCCATCCTACGACGCTGCTCCTCAACAATACGCCCCGGCTCCTCCTGCCTACGAGCAACCGGCCCAGCCCGCCTACAGTGTCCCAGCACCATCTTACGATGCTGCTCCCCAATACCCACAGGCTCCTCCATCCTACTCGCCCGCCGCTGCTCCTTCTTACGACCAGCCGGCCCCAGCTCCTTCCTACTCGACCCCCGGCCACCagggctactactactactactaccccgtCAAGGATTCCAAGGTCAAGCTCAAGCTGCCCAAGTTGCCCAAAATGCCCAGTCTGCCCAGCCTTCGTCTGCCAGAGTACTACGGAAAGGACGGTGGAGTCTCGTCGGTCAAGAGCTTCGGAGTTGCCGCCATCACAGCCGCCCTGGTCGGTGTAGGAGCCTTCCTCTCGTTGCCCATCATCGGTCTAGGAGTCGGCAAACGCTCCTTCAGCAGCCTCTGGGAGTCCGAGTACTTGTCCCGCGACAACCTCAACGTCCTGGCTGAATACGTCATCAACCTCGTCGACAGCTACAAGCCCAACcagcaataa